The following proteins come from a genomic window of Fusobacterium simiae:
- a CDS encoding potassium channel family protein, translating to MKQYLVIGLGRFGASVAKTLYNAGEIVLGVDISEELVQDKIDNNVLKNAIIGDASDEKILKDIGAENFDIAFVCIGDIEASVMIALNLKELGIKSIIAKAINKKHGKVLTKIGATEIVYPEEHMGKRIAELTMNTDIIEHLKFTDDFVLVEIKAPSIFWNNSLIKLDVRNKYNINVVGIKKSGGKFIPNPTANIIIEEGDILVVITDRKTVKSFNDLI from the coding sequence ATGAAGCAATATTTAGTTATAGGTTTAGGAAGATTTGGAGCAAGTGTTGCTAAAACTTTATATAACGCAGGTGAAATTGTTTTAGGTGTGGATATAAGTGAGGAGTTAGTACAAGATAAAATTGATAATAATGTATTAAAAAATGCTATAATTGGTGATGCCAGTGATGAAAAAATTTTAAAAGATATAGGAGCAGAAAATTTTGATATTGCTTTTGTATGTATTGGTGATATAGAGGCAAGTGTTATGATAGCACTTAATTTGAAAGAATTGGGAATAAAGTCAATTATAGCAAAGGCTATAAATAAAAAACATGGAAAAGTCCTTACAAAAATTGGTGCAACAGAAATAGTTTACCCAGAAGAACATATGGGAAAAAGAATAGCAGAACTCACAATGAATACAGATATAATAGAACATTTGAAATTTACTGACGATTTTGTTTTGGTTGAGATTAAAGCACCAAGTATATTCTGGAATAATAGTCTTATAAAATTAGATGTTAGAAATAAATATAATATAAATGTAGTTGGAATAAAAAAAAGTGGTGGGAAATTTATACCCAATCCAACAGCTAATATTATAATAGAAGAGGGAGATATCTTAGTAGTTATAACTGATAGAAAAACAGTAAAATCATTTAATGATTTGATTTAG
- the mnmG gene encoding tRNA uridine-5-carboxymethylaminomethyl(34) synthesis enzyme MnmG has protein sequence MQEFDIIVVGGGHAGCEAALASARMGMKTAIFTISLDTIGVMSCNPSLGGPAKSHLAREIDALGGEMGRNIDKTFIQIRVLNTRKGPAVRSLRAQADKMAYANEMKKTLEHTDNLSVIQGMVSELVVEEENGKKIIKGIKIREGLEYRAKAVILATGTFLRGLIHIGEINFSAGRMGELSSEDLPLSLEKVGLKLGRFKTGTPTRIDGRTIDYSVLEEQPGDKSQVLKFSNRTKDEDALGRKQISCYIAHTNEKVHEIIRNAKERSPLFNGTIHGLGPRYCPSIEDKIFRYPDKNQHHLFLEREGYETNEIYLGGLSSSLPVDVQEEMIKNIKGFENAKIMRYAYAIEYDYVPPEEIKYTLESRTVENLFLAGQINGTSGYEEAGAQGLMAGINAVRKLRNEEPVILDRADSYIGTLIDDLVSKGTNEPYRMFTARSEYRLYLREDNADLRLTKLGYELGLIPEEEYQRVEKKRKDVGIITEILTKTNVGPSNPRVNEILLKRGESPIKDGSTLLELLRRPEVTFEDIKYISEEIKGLDLKDYNQDTTYQVEITVKYEGYINRALKMIEKHKSMENKKIPTDIDYDDLKTIPKEAKDKLKRIKPINIGQASRISGVSPADIQAILIYLKMRGN, from the coding sequence ATGCAAGAATTTGATATTATAGTTGTTGGAGGGGGGCACGCAGGTTGTGAGGCAGCTCTAGCTTCAGCAAGAATGGGAATGAAGACAGCAATATTTACAATATCACTTGATACTATTGGAGTGATGTCTTGTAATCCCTCATTAGGTGGACCAGCAAAATCTCATTTAGCAAGAGAAATTGATGCACTTGGTGGAGAAATGGGAAGAAACATAGATAAGACTTTTATACAAATAAGGGTTTTAAATACAAGAAAAGGACCAGCAGTTAGGTCTCTAAGAGCACAAGCTGATAAAATGGCTTATGCTAATGAAATGAAAAAAACTTTAGAGCATACAGATAATTTATCTGTAATTCAAGGTATGGTAAGTGAGCTTGTAGTTGAGGAAGAAAATGGAAAGAAAATAATAAAAGGTATAAAAATAAGAGAAGGATTAGAATATAGAGCTAAGGCGGTTATTCTTGCAACAGGAACATTTTTAAGAGGACTTATACATATAGGAGAAATAAATTTTAGTGCAGGAAGAATGGGAGAGCTATCATCAGAAGATTTACCATTATCACTTGAAAAGGTTGGTTTAAAATTAGGTAGATTTAAGACAGGTACACCTACAAGAATAGATGGAAGGACAATAGACTATTCTGTTTTGGAGGAACAACCAGGAGATAAAAGCCAAGTTTTAAAATTTTCAAATAGAACGAAAGATGAAGATGCTTTAGGAAGAAAACAAATATCTTGCTATATTGCACATACAAATGAAAAAGTACACGAAATTATAAGAAATGCTAAAGAAAGATCTCCTTTATTTAATGGAACAATTCACGGTTTAGGACCAAGATATTGTCCCTCAATAGAGGATAAAATTTTTAGATATCCAGATAAAAATCAACATCATTTATTTTTAGAAAGAGAAGGCTATGAAACAAATGAAATTTATCTGGGAGGTTTATCATCTTCATTACCAGTTGATGTTCAAGAAGAAATGATAAAAAATATCAAAGGCTTTGAAAATGCAAAAATTATGAGATATGCTTATGCAATAGAATATGATTATGTTCCACCAGAAGAAATAAAATATACTTTGGAAAGTAGAACAGTTGAAAATTTATTCTTAGCAGGACAAATAAATGGGACATCTGGTTATGAAGAAGCAGGAGCACAAGGACTTATGGCAGGAATTAATGCTGTAAGAAAATTAAGAAATGAAGAACCTGTGATACTAGATAGAGCTGATTCATATATAGGAACTTTAATAGATGATTTAGTTTCAAAGGGAACTAATGAACCATATAGAATGTTTACTGCGAGAAGTGAATATAGACTTTATTTAAGAGAAGATAATGCAGATTTAAGACTTACTAAATTAGGTTATGAATTAGGTTTAATTCCAGAAGAAGAATATCAAAGAGTTGAAAAGAAAAGAAAAGATGTTGGAATAATTACAGAAATTTTAACTAAAACAAATGTTGGTCCAAGTAATCCAAGAGTGAATGAGATTCTTTTAAAAAGAGGAGAAAGTCCTATAAAAGATGGAAGCACATTGTTAGAATTGTTAAGAAGACCAGAAGTTACTTTTGAAGATATTAAATATATTTCAGAAGAAATAAAAGGCTTAGATTTAAAAGACTATAATCAAGATACAACTTATCAAGTAGAAATTACTGTTAAATATGAGGGTTATATAAATAGAGCCTTAAAGATGATAGAAAAACATAAGTCTATGGAAAATAAGAAAATTCCTACTGATATAGATTACGATGATTTAAAAACTATACCTAAGGAAGCTAAGGATAAACTGAAGAGAATAAAACCAATAAATATAGGTCAGGCAAGTAGAATTTCAGGGGTATCCCCTGCTGATATTCAAGCCATATTGATTTATTTGAAAATGAGAGGAAATTAA
- a CDS encoding DUF4143 domain-containing protein, whose amino-acid sequence MSHNTISKYLSYFEESYILYSAKRYDIKGAKYFTTPLKYYFADIRLRNARLNFRQVEETHIMENIIYNDLIRRGYNVDVGVVEYTKTKENKNKKIQLEVDFVVNRGNIRYYIQSALTLENDEKREQEINSLKRIDDSFKKIVIVKDDILKDIPNENKIYVNFESTNFFDVNDASALLKYLRPLLKNINGKVYFFFDEIQLVNNWEQVINGLRVDRNCDIYLTGSNSTLISGDLATLLAGRYVEFEIQPFTFIEFKQVFENMNLSKEALFDKFIQLGGIPFLKYFDLDKSPSFKYLNDVYNTVLVKDVLQYNNIRDVDLFNRIFSYVIENIGHTFSANSIKNYLKSENRNISVDTILNYLEYCSLAFIIKKIPRYDTVGKKILKIDEKYYLTDHGFRQAIGFSNTKDIERTLENIVCIELISRGYEVKIGKVIDKGIDFIAKKGKNLSYYQISYIMGDEKTREREFGVYKSITDNFPKYVLSMDLFDFSQDGIIHKNIIDFLLEDESVK is encoded by the coding sequence ATATCACATAACACTATTTCTAAATATCTTTCTTATTTTGAAGAATCTTATATATTATATAGTGCTAAAAGATATGATATAAAAGGTGCAAAATATTTTACAACACCGTTAAAATACTATTTTGCTGATATTAGACTTAGAAATGCTAGACTTAATTTTAGACAAGTAGAAGAAACACATATTATGGAGAATATAATTTATAATGATTTAATTAGAAGAGGCTATAATGTAGATGTAGGTGTAGTTGAATACACTAAAACTAAAGAAAATAAAAATAAGAAGATACAATTAGAAGTTGATTTTGTTGTTAATAGAGGTAATATTAGGTATTATATACAATCAGCTTTGACATTAGAAAATGATGAAAAAAGAGAACAGGAAATAAATTCTTTAAAAAGAATTGATGATTCATTCAAAAAAATAGTTATTGTAAAAGATGATATTTTAAAAGATATTCCAAATGAAAATAAAATTTATGTCAATTTTGAATCTACAAATTTCTTTGATGTTAATGATGCTAGTGCTTTATTAAAATATTTGCGGCCTTTACTAAAAAATATAAATGGCAAGGTTTACTTTTTCTTTGATGAAATTCAACTTGTTAATAACTGGGAGCAAGTTATCAATGGATTAAGAGTGGATAGAAATTGTGACATTTACCTAACTGGTTCAAACTCAACTCTTATTTCAGGAGATTTAGCAACTTTACTTGCAGGAAGATATGTTGAATTTGAAATACAACCATTTACTTTTATTGAATTTAAACAGGTATTTGAAAATATGAATCTATCAAAGGAAGCCTTATTTGATAAATTTATCCAATTAGGTGGTATACCATTTTTAAAATATTTTGACTTAGATAAAAGTCCTAGTTTTAAATACCTAAATGATGTATATAATACAGTGTTAGTAAAAGATGTTTTACAATATAATAATATTCGTGATGTTGATTTATTCAATAGAATTTTTTCTTATGTTATTGAAAATATAGGGCATACTTTTTCAGCTAATAGTATAAAAAATTATTTAAAAAGTGAAAACAGAAATATTTCAGTGGATACAATTTTAAATTATTTAGAATATTGTAGTTTAGCATTTATTATAAAAAAAATTCCTAGATATGATACAGTAGGAAAAAAAATATTAAAAATAGATGAAAAATATTATCTAACTGATCATGGTTTTCGTCAAGCAATAGGATTTTCTAATACAAAAGATATAGAAAGAACCTTAGAAAATATTGTATGTATAGAGCTTATTTCAAGGGGTTATGAAGTAAAAATTGGAAAAGTAATAGATAAAGGAATTGATTTTATTGCTAAAAAAGGAAAAAACTTATCTTATTATCAAATTTCATATATAATGGGAGATGAAAAAACAAGAGAAAGAGAATTTGGTGTCTATAAGTCTATAACAGATAATTTTCCAAAATATGTTCTATCAATGGATCTTTTTGATTTTAGTCAAGATGGTATTATCCACAAGAATATCATTGATTTTTTATTAGAAGATGAGAGTGTAAAATGA
- a CDS encoding TrkH family potassium uptake protein: MKKLSLLKKWDSLSPYRKLIFGFLVAIFIGTIFLKLPFSLKENQSITILDSLFTIVSAICVTGLSVVDVSQVFTPIGHLIILFFIQLGGLGVMTVSIMIFLLIGKKMSFETRELLKEERNSDSNGGVTKFIKHLLLTVSLIEISGAIVLAYGFSRYFSIKRAIFYGLFHSVSAFCNAGFSLFTNNLENFKYDKLISLTVSFLIILGGLGFITINSLFIIKRKKMKNFSLTSKFALLITFFLLIFGTILFLLFEYNNSSTLKNMNFLDKILNSFFQSVTLRTAGFNTVPLENIRPATVFISYIFMFIGASPGSTGGGIKTTTFGILIFYALGVLKRKEYVEVFKRRIDWELINKALAIVVISIFYIAVIITIILSIESFSTDKVIYEVISAFSTTGLSMGITASLGIISKFLVIVTMFIGRLGPMTVALAFTNNKKSLVKYPKEDILIG, from the coding sequence ATGAAAAAATTAAGTCTATTGAAAAAGTGGGATAGTTTATCTCCTTATAGGAAACTAATTTTTGGTTTTTTAGTAGCAATTTTTATTGGAACAATATTTTTAAAACTACCTTTTTCATTAAAAGAAAATCAAAGTATTACAATTTTAGATTCTTTATTTACTATTGTTTCAGCTATTTGTGTAACAGGTTTATCTGTTGTAGATGTGAGCCAAGTTTTTACTCCAATAGGACATTTAATAATTTTATTTTTTATACAATTAGGTGGTCTTGGAGTTATGACAGTTTCAATAATGATATTTTTATTAATTGGAAAAAAAATGAGTTTTGAAACAAGGGAACTTTTAAAAGAAGAAAGAAATTCTGATAGTAATGGAGGAGTTACCAAATTTATAAAACATTTACTGTTGACAGTATCTTTAATTGAAATATCAGGAGCAATAGTTTTAGCTTACGGCTTTTCTAGATATTTTTCAATAAAAAGAGCTATTTTTTATGGCTTATTCCATTCAGTATCAGCATTTTGTAATGCAGGTTTTTCTCTATTTACTAATAACTTAGAAAATTTTAAATATGATAAATTAATCAGCTTAACTGTATCATTTTTAATTATTTTAGGTGGACTAGGCTTTATAACTATAAACTCATTGTTTATAATCAAAAGAAAAAAAATGAAAAATTTTAGTTTGACTTCAAAATTTGCTTTACTTATCACATTTTTTCTTTTAATCTTTGGAACAATATTGTTTTTACTATTTGAGTATAATAATTCAAGTACCTTAAAAAATATGAATTTTTTAGATAAAATTTTAAATTCATTTTTCCAAAGTGTAACATTGAGAACAGCAGGTTTTAATACTGTACCACTTGAAAATATAAGACCGGCAACAGTTTTTATTTCATATATTTTTATGTTTATAGGAGCATCTCCAGGTTCAACAGGTGGAGGAATAAAAACAACAACTTTTGGAATTTTAATATTTTATGCACTTGGAGTTCTAAAAAGAAAGGAATATGTTGAAGTTTTTAAAAGAAGAATAGATTGGGAATTGATTAATAAGGCTTTAGCAATAGTAGTAATATCAATATTTTATATTGCTGTTATTATAACAATTATATTGTCAATAGAAAGTTTTTCAACAGATAAAGTGATATATGAAGTAATTTCAGCCTTTTCAACAACAGGTTTGAGTATGGGAATAACAGCAAGTTTGGGGATAATATCAAAGTTTCTAGTGATTGTTACAATGTTTATAGGAAGATTAGGACCTATGACAGTGGCGTTAGCTTTCACAAATAATAAAAAAAGTTTGGTAAAATATCCTAAAGAAGATATTTTAATAGGATAG
- a CDS encoding nucleotidyl transferase AbiEii/AbiGii toxin family protein produces MNKDKLRAICQKLSKETGLSFNVIQTHYFLESILEKIASSDENENFIFKGGFLLVNVIGVRQRNTVDIDFLIRGFSLTEENIKQKFEKILQSGKDIGITYEIQKIEEIRKEDEYGGFRITVLCRLENIRQTIPLDIATGDPITPSEISYEYISIFNDSIFKICAYNIETMIAEKIQTIYKRGVFNSRSKDFYDIYILYHLKKEMIDFECLKKACQNTFKHRNTNFNIDSILDVLSTLKAEKDLKIRWSSYQKRFSYAGEISFNNVIDTMIELVKKIKWLVKNKV; encoded by the coding sequence ATGAATAAGGATAAGCTAAGGGCTATATGTCAAAAACTATCAAAAGAAACAGGACTTAGTTTTAATGTGATACAAACACATTATTTTTTAGAAAGTATTTTAGAAAAGATAGCAAGTAGTGATGAAAATGAAAACTTTATTTTCAAAGGTGGTTTTTTACTTGTAAATGTAATCGGGGTTAGACAGAGGAATACAGTAGATATTGATTTCTTGATAAGGGGATTCTCACTTACAGAAGAAAATATCAAGCAAAAATTTGAAAAAATACTCCAAAGTGGAAAAGATATTGGGATTACTTATGAAATTCAGAAGATAGAAGAAATACGCAAGGAAGATGAATATGGCGGATTTAGAATTACAGTTCTTTGCAGATTGGAAAACATAAGACAGACTATTCCGCTTGATATAGCAACAGGCGATCCAATTACACCAAGTGAAATATCATATGAATATATAAGCATTTTTAATGATAGCATTTTTAAAATTTGTGCATATAACATAGAAACAATGATTGCTGAGAAGATTCAGACAATCTATAAAAGAGGGGTGTTCAATAGCAGAAGTAAAGATTTTTATGATATTTACATTTTATATCATTTGAAAAAAGAAATGATTGATTTTGAATGCTTAAAGAAAGCGTGCCAAAACACGTTTAAGCATAGAAACACAAATTTTAATATTGATAGTATTCTTGATGTATTAAGTACTTTAAAGGCTGAGAAAGATCTTAAAATACGATGGAGTAGTTATCAAAAAAGATTTAGTTATGCAGGAGAAATAAGCTTTAATAATGTAATAGATACAATGATAGAATTAGTGAAAAAAATAAAATGGCTTGTTAAAAATAAAGTTTGA
- a CDS encoding type IV toxin-antitoxin system AbiEi family antitoxin domain-containing protein: protein MNYVEKIKEKIKKSGGVITSKELKNSNIPTIYLTRMVGKGELIRADRGIYIDSNGDYDEFYFFHSRCRVGVFSYVSALYLHQFTDIIPGEMEVTVYKGYNPHRISGSIRIHYVTKGIYDLGITECQTMFGNTVKAYDLERTVCDLIKNRSEIETELFSKTINKYARYGNKDLNKLYEYSKKMKIYEKVKELLEIVYE from the coding sequence ATGAATTATGTAGAAAAAATAAAAGAAAAAATAAAAAAATCAGGAGGAGTTATTACAAGTAAGGAACTTAAAAACTCTAATATTCCTACCATATATCTCACACGAATGGTGGGAAAAGGTGAGCTGATTCGTGCGGATAGAGGAATCTACATAGATTCAAATGGAGATTATGATGAATTTTATTTTTTCCATAGTAGATGTAGGGTCGGTGTTTTTTCTTATGTATCCGCACTTTATCTTCATCAATTTACAGACATAATTCCTGGAGAAATGGAAGTTACAGTATATAAAGGGTACAATCCCCATCGAATAAGTGGCAGTATAAGGATTCACTATGTAACAAAAGGAATTTATGATTTAGGAATAACAGAATGTCAAACCATGTTTGGAAATACAGTAAAAGCTTATGATTTGGAGAGAACTGTTTGTGATCTTATTAAAAACAGAAGCGAAATAGAAACTGAACTGTTTTCTAAAACGATTAACAAGTATGCCCGTTACGGAAATAAGGATTTGAATAAACTATATGAGTATTCGAAGAAGATGAAGATATATGAAAAAGTAAAAGAACTTTTGGAGATTGTTTATGAATAA
- the rsmG gene encoding 16S rRNA (guanine(527)-N(7))-methyltransferase RsmG: MKDYFKEGLEKIKVFYDENKIEKSLKYLEILLDYNSHTNLTAIREEKAIIEKHFLDSLLLQNLLKEEDKTLIDIGTGAGFPGMMLAIFNENKKFTLLDSVRKKTDFLELVKNELDLKNVEIINGRAEEFIKDKREKYDVGLCRGVSNLSVILEYEIPFLKVNGRFLPQKMVGTDEVKNSSNALKILNSKIVKEYEFKLPFSNEDRLIIEILKIKKTDIKYPRKIGIPLKKPL; the protein is encoded by the coding sequence TTGAAAGATTATTTTAAAGAGGGATTAGAAAAAATAAAAGTTTTTTATGATGAAAATAAGATAGAAAAGTCTTTGAAATATTTAGAAATTTTGTTGGACTATAACAGTCACACTAATTTGACAGCTATAAGAGAGGAAAAGGCTATAATAGAAAAACATTTTTTAGATTCTTTATTGCTTCAAAATTTATTAAAAGAAGAAGATAAAACTTTAATAGATATAGGAACAGGAGCAGGTTTCCCTGGAATGATGTTAGCAATTTTTAATGAAAATAAAAAATTTACTTTGCTTGACTCTGTAAGAAAGAAAACAGATTTTTTAGAGCTAGTAAAAAATGAATTAGATTTAAAAAATGTTGAAATTATAAATGGTAGAGCAGAAGAATTTATAAAAGACAAAAGAGAAAAATACGATGTTGGACTTTGTAGGGGAGTTTCTAATCTTTCTGTTATTTTAGAATATGAGATACCTTTTTTAAAAGTGAATGGGAGATTTTTACCACAAAAAATGGTTGGAACTGATGAAGTTAAAAATTCATCTAATGCTTTAAAAATTTTAAATTCTAAAATAGTTAAAGAATATGAATTTAAGTTGCCATTTTCAAATGAAGATAGACTTATTATTGAAATATTAAAAATAAAAAAAACTGATATAAAATATCCAAGAAAAATTGGAATACCTTTGAAGAAACCATTATAA
- a CDS encoding ATP-binding protein has product MSFAEVYYNTYEDKNLAWCDYVVFGGMPYILSLESFEEKSIYLKNLFEETYIRDIVERNKIQNNSDILDILLNFISSAVGSLTNPLKLSNRFLSENKIIYHITLFLNIFLILKNLIYYIVLKDMI; this is encoded by the coding sequence TTGTCATTTGCTGAGGTTTATTATAATACATATGAAGATAAAAATTTAGCTTGGTGTGATTATGTAGTATTTGGTGGAATGCCTTATATTTTAAGTTTGGAAAGTTTTGAAGAAAAAAGCATTTACTTAAAAAATTTATTTGAAGAAACTTATATTAGAGATATCGTAGAAAGGAATAAAATTCAAAATAATTCAGATATATTAGATATTTTACTTAATTTTATCTCATCAGCAGTAGGTTCTCTTACAAATCCTTTGAAACTTTCAAATAGATTTTTATCTGAGAATAAAATAATATATCACATAACACTATTTCTAAATATCTTTCTTATTTTGAAGAATCTTATATATTATATAGTGCTAAAAGATATGATATAA